TCTCCCGCGGCGAGGGCGCAACGGTCTTCGGCTACTACGTGCGCGACCCCGAACGCTACGGCGTCGTAGAGTTCGACGGCTCGGGAAAGGTCCTCTCCATCGAGGAGAAGCCCGAGAGGCCGAGGTCCAACTTCGCCGTAACGGGCCTCTACTTCTACGACAACGACGTGCTGGATATAGCAGACGACCTCCAGCCGTCGGCCAGAGGCGAACTCGAAATAACCGACGTAAACCTCGAGTACCTGAAACAGGACAGGCTCCGGGTCGAACTCATGGGGCGCGGCACGGCCTGGCTTGACGCCGGAACCCACGAATCCCTGCAGCAGGCCGGAAACTTTATCGAGACGCTTGAAGAACGGCAGGGTTTGAAGATCGGCTGCCCCGAGGAGGTAGCCTACACCCGGGGCCACATAGACGCCGCCCGGCTCGAAGAACTCGCCCACCCCATGAGAAAGAACGGCTACGGACGCTACCTGCTCTCGCTCCTCGACCACCCCGAACTCGGAGGCGTATGAACGTAACGGAGACAGACCTGCCCGGCGTGTACGTGTTCGAGCCCCGGGTCTTCGGCGACGAGCGCGGCTTTTTCATGGAGAGCTTCAACGCCCGCCGCTACGCCGGGTACGGCCTCCCGGAGAAGTTCGTCCAGGACAACGTCTCGTACTCGTCCTACGGTGTTCTGCGCGGCCTGCACTTCCAGAACCCGAACCCCCAGGGCAAGCTCGTCGGCGTCCTTCTCGGCGAGGTCTTCGACGTTGCCGTGGACATCCGCGTCGGCTCCCCGACCTTCGGTAAATGGTTCGGGACGACGCTCTCCGCCGAAAACAAAAAACAGCTCTACGTCCCGCCGGACTTCGCGCACGGCTTCGTCGTAACCAGCGAGAACGCCCTGTTCCTCTACAAATGCACCGACTACTATGCCCCCGAAAGCGAGGGTAGCGTACTCTGGAACGACCCGGAGATAGGGATAGGCTGGCCCGTGAGATCCCCGACGCTCTCTGAGAAGGACCGGAGTGCACCCACGCTTTCGCAGATGCCGGAAGAGTCCCTCCCGACCTGCCGCTAGGGCTTGCCCCCGCGCCGGAGCCCGCAGGCCAGAATCCCCGCCGCCGCCCGAACCGCAAGCCCCGCCAGCACCAGCCCGCTTACGAGGCCGAAAGGTCCGTGCGGGCCGTGCTTTCTGTGGTACAGAAACGCGCTTCTGTGCAGCCGGAGGATGGCGAGCGGCCTGCTCCCCGTGCTGCCGCCCGCGTCGTGGACCACCGCTGTCTGCGGAAGATAGCGGACCTCGTACCCGGCCGCCCGCGCCCTGCGACAGAGGTCGGCGTCCTCGAAGTACATAAAGAACCGCTCATCCAGAAGCCCGACCCGCTCCAGGACCTCGCGCCGGACAAGCAGACACGCCCCCGAGACCCAGTCCACCCGCAGGGGCGCCCCCTCCTCCGCAGCGACTGGGAAATGCCTCTTCACAAAGCGGCTTTCGGGCAGCAGACGGGTCAGAAGCGAGGTTCGCCCGAAAAGCCCGGAGACCAGCGACAGCTCCCGCCGCGCCGAGAGTTGAACCGCTCCGTCTGTGTCGAGGATGCGCGGCCCGACGACGCCGACCTGCGGGCTCTGAGCCAGCAGGTCCGAGACGGAGGTAAAGAAGTCTTCGCCTACAACCGAATCCGGGTTTACCAGGACGATCACGTCCCCCCTCGTCGCGCGGACGCCCAGGTTGACCGCCCGGGCGAACCCGACGTTGCGACCAGCTTCTATAACGCTTGCACCGTTCGGGGTGGCTTCATCGCCCGGCGGGTCATTGTTCACGACTATCGCCTCGTAGTCCGCGCCCGAGTGGCGCGCGGCGCGGACGACCGAGGCCAGGCAGGCGGAGATGAGATCCCAGGACCCGGCGTAGTTGACAAGGACAAAGGAGTACTTCACCGGGAAGATCTCCTCAAGAGAAGGTCCCGAACCCGCCGCGCCACGCTAGCCGTCGAGTCAAGGGCCGCCCCCCGCACGAGCCGCAGCACCTCGCCGTCGGAGAGCCTGCGGCACCGCTGTATCTCCCGGCGCTTGGCCTTCATCTTCGGGAACATCCGTACCGCTTCTTTCAGGCCCGTCAGGTGCGCCCTGAGCACCCCGGTCGCCGCCGCCGTCGCGAGGCGCACGACCTGTCCGGCCACAAAGAACGGCAAAAGGTGCGGTACGAGCGCGAGCGGCAGGTTCTTCACCAGGACGTTCAGGCTGTTGCGGCTGCCAAGGCGGGTCGCCGTCCGGCTGCGCTTGCCGCCGGTCGCCCCGCCCCCGACGTGATATACGACGGCCTCGGGTACGTACAGGCATCGGTACCCGGCGAGCTGCGCCCGGAAGTTCAGGTCGCCGTCCTCGCAGTAAGAGCCGAAATCCTCGTCAAAGACTCCGACCTTCCCGAGCATCGCCCGGCGGTACATCGCCGCCCCGGCGCACGCCCCGAAGGCGTAGGCCCGCCGGTCGAACTGTCCCCGGTCGCGCTCGCCGTGCCCGAGCCGGTAGGGAAGGCCGTCGGGCCGGATGGAGTCCCCCGCCCCGTCGAGGTAGCGGCGGTCGGAGAAGTCAAGCATCTTCGTCGCGAAGAACCCGGCCTCCGGATAGGAATCGGCTGCAGAAACAAGGGACTCCAGCCAGAGCGGGTCCTGCTCGGTGTCGTTGTTCAGCAGAACGACGAGCTCGGAACCGCCGGAGCGTATCCCGGCGTTTACCGCCGCCGCAAAGCCCCGGTTCTCCCCGAGCGCGATAACCCGGACATCCGGAAAGTTCTCGGCCATGTATTCAAGCGAGTCGTCCTCCGAGCCGCTGTCCACCAGCACGATGCTGAAGTCACGGAAAAGCTGGCGTTCAAGCGAGCCGAGGCACATCCCGAGGAACTTTCTCGTGTTCCAGTTCGGGATCACGACGCTGACGCGGGGCGGCGGGAGGGGAGCGGCGTTTTTCGTTTCGGGCTGCGTTTCGCGGGGCATAGGGGACGTACTCTACCCCCTGTGCCCCACCCTGTCAGACGGGCCCGCCGCTAGCTCTTCACGAAGCGCACGGCGTCGGCGACAACGTAGCCACGCTTCGTGCTCTTTCTGAGAACGGATACCCGCCAGGCGTCCCCGGCGGCGAAGTCGAAGGTGCCGATAAGAACCCACTTGCCGCCGTTTTTTCTCTGGTTCATCACCCTTGTCACGCCGCCGGAGCGGGTGCTTATCTTGATGGTCGTCGCCGGGTTGTAGCCGGAGGCGGCGGGCCACCAGAGGTAGACGGCGTGCCTGCCCGCGCTCGGGAGCGCAACCTTGAACCGCGCCGGGTCCGCCTTGTTGCCGGGTCGGGCGACGTGGTAGTTCGTACCGTACTTCTGGGAGTTCCATGAGTTGACGCCCCACGCCGCAGACGCTCCGAACCGACCGGCCGTGGTGTTGTCCACTATGATGCCGCTCGCCGCCGCGGGCTGCTCTTCCTGCCCGCTCTGGGTGTTCTCCCCGGCGTACTGCCGCACGAGGTCCATGTACTTTGTCCAGTTCCAGCCGCTCCCGGGGTCGGTGTGGCACGCGGAGCCGCCGCCCGGCCCGGAACACCCCGGAACCTCGAAGTGCCCGATGATGTTCGTCCGGCTGATGGCGATGCCGTATTTTTTGCACAGGTACGCCGTAAGCTTCGCCGAGGAGCGGTACATCGTATCCGTGAACCACCGGCCCGGGTCGCTTACGTAGCCTTCGTGCTCGATGCCGACGCTCCCCTGGTTTGTAGGCCAGTACCCGGCGTGGTAGGCGATGTCCTTCTCCCGGACGGACTGCCCGATAAAGCCGTCCGAAGAGCGGATGTTGTAGTGGCACGAGACCCCGGCCCGGGAGTCCTTGAACCAGTTGATCGCGCTCGACCACGAACCCTGCATAACGTGGATAACGACCTTCGTGATCCTGTTGGACGAGGGACGGCTGGCCTGCGAGTAGTTCTCAGAGTAAGCCCCGTAGAACGTTGCGCCGGAGTAATCCGCCGCCGCAGCCGTCGTCCTCGCTGGCGCCTGCTCTTCGACCTCCTGGCCCTCGAAGCTCACCTCCTCGCCCCCGACCTCTTCCGATGCCCCGTCACGCAGGGTGTCGAAGACCTGATCGGCGTACAGCGAGCCGTCGCCGTAGGCCGAGGCAACGTCGTACCAGGAGTCGAGGTCCTCCCGGTCTGCGCCGCTTGCTTCGTGCAGCTTCGAGAGCACGGCGGCCGCCCCGAGGATGTTCGAGGCCCAGTCTTCACGCAGCTTGTCTTCGGGGATGTTTGTCAGGTCCGCCGCCCGCGCAAGCGTATCTTTATCCGGGGCGTCCGACAGAGCCATCACCCCGTATCCGCCCATGCCGTGTATGTCCCCGGGGGTGTACTCCCCGGTCGAGGGGGGCGGGGTGACCCACCGCGTCGAGACGTAACCCATCGCAAGCAACAACTCCAGCGGCACGCCGTACTTCTCCGAAGCCGCCTCGAACTCCGAGGTCAGGCTGGAGCCCGTCTGGGCCAGCGCCTGTCCCGAGAGCGTACCCCCGAGCATCACCGCCCCGAAGACCCCGGCGCTGCCGAGCTTCAGAAATTCCCGACGGTCCATCCCGCTCGACGAATCGCCGCAGCATCCTCCGCACATATTCTCCCCCTCCAAAATATCGCCCGAACCCACGGAACGGGTCGCAACACAAGCCTTTGACCGAGCTTCTCTGTTTTCAACCGAACCCCCGGACCCGAAGCAAAGCCGGACCGGACGTCTGTCACCTCTTTATCGTCCCAACCACCCCGGGACTTGAGGGTTTGCGGAACCGCATTGTGAGGGTTGTCAAAACGTTAAGCAAGAGTTACGAGAACGTTTCGAAAGCTATCTCCCCGGCGGCGGAGTGTTTATCCGGGGTTTGTGGGGGAGTTCGCGGGCAAGGTAATCGGCGAGGGCTCTGCGCCAGTGGCGGAGTTTCGGGGCGGCCGGGTCGTAGAGGAGACCGTTTTTCGGGCGTTCGGCGGGGAGCGGGTACTCGGAGGCGGGGACGGGGAGGACCTCTACCTCGATGTCGGCGAGGGAGAAGATAGCGGTTGCGAACTCGTACCAGGAGCAGGAGCCGGAGTTGGTCAGATGGTAGAGGCCGTAGCGGCGGCTCTCTACAAGGTCGAGCAGCCCTCGGGCGAGGTCTTCTGCGTAGGTCGGGGCGATGTACTCGTCGGCTTTTACCCTGAGGGTGTCGCGGTCCTTTGCGACGCGCAGCATGGTGCGCACGAAGTTGTGTCCCTCGCCGTAGACCCCGGCGGATCGCACGACAAAGAAGCGGTTCGTCAGGCGCATGACGAGCTCGTCCCCGGCGAGCTTGCCGCGACCGTAGGCGCTCCCCGGGTTCGGCGGGTCGAACGGTTCGTAGGGGCGGTCGGCGTCGCCGTCGAAGACGTAGTTTGTGCCGAGGTGCAGGAGCTCCGCGCCGAGGCGTTCGGTGGTCCGGGCGAGGTTGGCCGGGCCGGTCGCGTTTACGGCGTACGAAAGCTCGCGCTCTTCCTCGCAGCCGTCAACGTCCGTGTAGGCTGCGGCGTTTACAACGAGGTCGGGGCGGTGGTGTTCGAGGGTCGCTTCTACGGCTTCGAGGCTGGAGATGTCGAGGTCTGCGCGGGTGAGGGGGACGGTTTCGTGGCCGCGTTCCGGGAGGAGCTTTGTCAGCTCGAGCCCGACCTGCCCGCCCGCGCCCGTTATCAGGACCTTCACCTCTCTACCTCCGCTCCGTTCTAATCGACTTTCCGGCTGCTTCTCCACACCGGTCCATGTTAGCGGTGCGGGCCGGTCTCTGCCCGGGTTTATCGAAGGGGCAGAGAGAGCCGACAGAACCGGCCGACAAACGCTGTAGAATGCCGCGGAGTCCGGGGGAGCCCCGGACCGTCGGTGCGGTTCAGGAGAGGTGTCTGGTGTGATCCCCCATATTTCGCTCGGACCCGACCGGGTCGGGGTCAGGCCGTGAAAGTCCTGATAACGGGGGCGACGGGCCTGCTCGGCGGGGCGGTGCTCTCGCGGCTCCTGTCGGGCGATGAGCACGAGGTGCGGGTGATGGTGCGCCGCGGCAGCCCGAACGCCGGGCGAGTCGTCGGCCTTCCGGTCGAGGTCGTTGGGGGCGATGCCGGGTCGGCCCCGGAGGTGGCCCGAGCGTGTCGAGAGGTCGATGTGGTCGTACACGTCGCGGGGATAGAGTACGCGGGGGCGGTAACGGCGGGGATGAAAGAGGCCGGGGTCGGGCGGCTCGTCGCCGTTTCGAGCACGAGCGCGCACTCGCGGTTCGCCGGGCGCAGCGGCCCGAAGCTCGCGGCGGAACGGGTCATAAAAGAGAGCGGGGCCGAGTGGAGCATCGTGCGTCCGGCCATGATCTTCGGCTCCGAGCTGGACAGGAACATCCGCCATCTCCTACGCTTTCTCTACCGATCGCCGGTCTTCCCCGTTTTCGGAGACGGTCAGAACCTCTGGCAGCCGGTCTACTTCGAGGACTGCGCAAGCGGGGTCGTGGAAGCGTTGCGCCGGGGCGGGACCGCTGGAAAGGTCTACGACCTCCCCGGTGCGTACCCGCTGACTTACGCCTCGCTTGTCAGGGCGGCGGCGCGCGCGCTCGGGCGTGAGGTCAGGATAATCCGTCTGCCGCTCGAGCCCGTGCGCCGCGGGCTGGCGTTCGCGGAGAGGCTGCCGTTTTCTCTGCCGTTCGGCTCGGAGCAGGTGATACGGCTTCAGGAAGACAAGGCTTATCCCTTTGAGGCGGCGCGGCGGGACCTCGGTTACGCGCCGCGAACCTTCGAGGCGGGACTTGAGAGAGAAGTCGAGCGGCTCGAGAAAGTCGGGGCGCTGCGAGGATGAAACCGTGACCGTAACGCCGCTTCTGCTCTCGGTCGTGTTTACGGCGATGGTCGTCTCGGGAGCGCTCGTGCCGCTGCTCGTGAAGTTCGCCGTCGGACGGAACCTCATGGACCGGCCGAACACCCGGAGTTCGCACAGGGTCCCGACCCCGAGGCTCGGCGGGGTGGCGGTCGTGGCGGGGACGTGGGCCGGCTTCCTCCCGCTGCTGCTGGCCGCGCCGGAGGTTGCCCGGGAGACGCTGCCGCTCGTCGGGGCGGCCACGCTTGTCGGCGGGGTGGGGCTTGCCGATGACTTCATAAACCTGCACTTCGGTGTAAAGGCGGCGGCTCAGGCGGTTGTGGCGGCCGGGCTGCTGCTGCTGTACCCGCCCCCGGTGGTGTCCGGGGCCGCAGCGGGCCTGCTGGTGATCGTCTTCGGGGTCTTCTGGGTTGTAGCGCTGTGCAACGCCTTTAACTTCATGGACGGCATAGACGGCATAACGGGCGGGGTTGCGGTTGTATCCGCGCTGTTTCTGGCCTCCATCGCGGGCGGTACGGCGGGTTTCCTTGTCGCGCTCGCCGGTGCGATGGTCGGGTTTCTTCTGTGGAACATCGGCCCGGCTACTATCTTCATGGGCGACGCGGGAAGTTACTTTGCGGGGTTTGCGCTCGCGGTCGCGGCCCTCTACGTTCCGGTTGAGGGCGGGGGGTTATTCGGGGGTATTCCGGCGTTGCTTGCGTGCGTTCTGGTCTTCACGCCCTACCTGATGGACACGGGGTTCACGATCCTGCGGCGGCTGCAGAGCGGCGTCGGGCGCGGGGTGTTCTCGGCGCACCGGGAGCATATCTATCAGAGGATCACCCCCGAACCGCCGATGCACCGCCGTACGAGCAACATCTACTACGCCCTGAGCGTGGCCTCGGGGTTTGCCGCGCTCGTCGCCTCCGGCGGGGGGCTGCGGCTCGTGTTCGGGGTGGCGGTCGCCGGGCTAGTGTGCGTCGTAATGTTGTATCTGCCGCGTCTTGTAAGGAGCAGCGGGGTGTGATCCCCGGCGTTTCGGGCTGCCGGGATCACCTCCGGCTGGCTAGAGCACGCCCGAGCGCATAGAATGAGCCGGTGATGCGAGGCTTCAGAGACAGGTTCGGTTCCGCGAGGGGGGCCGTAAATCGGGGAACCGGGAGGGTCCAGCGGGCCTTCCAGCAGTCCCCCCCGACTTTCCGGCGCGGGGCGGCGATGCTCGTGGACGCGGCGATAGTCGTCGAGTCTTTTGCCGTTGCGCTGCTCTTCCGCTTTGACGGCGACGTTCGCGAACCGTTCTGGGAGACCTTCTGGCCGTTTGCGCTGGCCTCCGCGCTGCTCTTTGTTTTGCTGCTGAGATCCAACGGCGTGTACCAGAGCATCCTCCGGTACACGGGGATCTACCAGGGCGTTCGCATAGCGAGCGCGACCTCGATAGCTACGGGGCTTCTGTTTCTGGCGGACTTCGGGACCGGCCCGGAGGGGCTGGGCTTGCTGGACTTCAACATGGCCCCGCTCTCGGTGGTGCTTGTGGGGGGGGTCCTGGCTTACCTGCAGCTCGTCGCCGTTCGGCTGTATCCGAGGGTCTTCTACGAGCTGTCTCTGCGGGAGATAGGCCGCAGAAAGCGCACCGCGATAGTCGGGACGGGCGAGGCCGGGGTCGCGCTCGCCGGACACATCTGGCGGACGGCGGCGGCGGAGACGCAGATAGTCGGCTTCGTGGCCGACTCGGACGCACCGGACGAGGTAATAGGAAAGAACATCGAGGGCGTTCCGGTGGTCGGGTCGGTGGACGATATAGAGTCCATCATCGCGGAGAACGGCGTGGATCAGGTGATAATCGCAACCCCGCGCGCCAGCCGCGAAGAGATAGACCGCATCTGGCGCACCTGCGTCCGGGCGAAGGCCGAGGTCAAGGTCATGCCCGACCTCGGGGAGATCCTCTCGCAGGGGACCATCCGGCTGCGCGAGATCCAGATAGAAGACCTCCTCGGGCGCGAACCGATAGACATTGACCTCGGTGCGATCTCGGACTACATCAACGGCAGGAGCGTCCTCGTTACGGGTGCGGGCGGCTCCATAGGCCGCGAACTCTCCCGGCAGATATCGCGGCTCGGGCCTTCGTCGCTGACCCTTTTCGACCGCGACGAGAGCGGCCTCTACTACCTCGGGCAGGACGTTCGCCGCGAAGGCTATGAGAACGCGACGCTGCTCGTCGGGGACGTAACCGCCTCCGAGCGGCTGAGCTTTATCTTCGAGCGGTACAGGCCGGAGCTTGTCTTTCACGCCGCCGCCTACAAGCACGTCCCGATGATGGAGCTTCAGGCGACCGAGGCGATAACGAACAACGTATACGGTACTTTGAACGTGGCGCGGATGGCCGGGGCGTACGGGGCGAAGAGTTTTATAAACGTCTCGACGGACAAGGCGGTGAACCCGGCAAACGTGATGGGCGCTACGAAGCGCCTCGCGGAGATGATCTCCCGCGAGATGGCCGACGAGTTCCCGGACACGACCTTCGCTTCGGTGCGCTTCGGGAACGTTCTCGGAAGTCGCGGCTCGGTTATCCCTACGTTCCGCCAGCAGATAGAGGCGGGCGGCCCGGTAACGGTTACGCACCCGGAGATGATCCGCTACTTCATGACCATCCCGGAAGCGGTCTCCCTGATCCTCCAGGCGGGCGCGCTCTCGACGCAGGACGCAAAGCACCGTTATTCGACGTACATGCTCGAGATGGGTCGTCCGGTTCGCATTATGGAGCTTGCCCAGAACATGATCGAGGTAATGGGCGCGCCGGATGTTCATATCAAGTTCACC
This sequence is a window from Rubrobacter indicoceani. Protein-coding genes within it:
- the rfbA gene encoding glucose-1-phosphate thymidylyltransferase RfbA gives rise to the protein MNARAKSSDTKGIILAGGSGTRLYPLTRVVSKQLLPVYDKPMIYYPLSTLMMSGIREVLVISTPHDLPRFSELLGDGSRWGMSFSYAEQPEPKGLAQAFVIGRDFVGRDSVSLVLGDNIFYGQSFEERLDSAVSRGEGATVFGYYVRDPERYGVVEFDGSGKVLSIEEKPERPRSNFAVTGLYFYDNDVLDIADDLQPSARGELEITDVNLEYLKQDRLRVELMGRGTAWLDAGTHESLQQAGNFIETLEERQGLKIGCPEEVAYTRGHIDAARLEELAHPMRKNGYGRYLLSLLDHPELGGV
- the rfbC gene encoding dTDP-4-dehydrorhamnose 3,5-epimerase, with amino-acid sequence MNVTETDLPGVYVFEPRVFGDERGFFMESFNARRYAGYGLPEKFVQDNVSYSSYGVLRGLHFQNPNPQGKLVGVLLGEVFDVAVDIRVGSPTFGKWFGTTLSAENKKQLYVPPDFAHGFVVTSENALFLYKCTDYYAPESEGSVLWNDPEIGIGWPVRSPTLSEKDRSAPTLSQMPEESLPTCR
- a CDS encoding glycosyltransferase family 2 protein, yielding MKYSFVLVNYAGSWDLISACLASVVRAARHSGADYEAIVVNNDPPGDEATPNGASVIEAGRNVGFARAVNLGVRATRGDVIVLVNPDSVVGEDFFTSVSDLLAQSPQVGVVGPRILDTDGAVQLSARRELSLVSGLFGRTSLLTRLLPESRFVKRHFPVAAEEGAPLRVDWVSGACLLVRREVLERVGLLDERFFMYFEDADLCRRARAAGYEVRYLPQTAVVHDAGGSTGSRPLAILRLHRSAFLYHRKHGPHGPFGLVSGLVLAGLAVRAAAGILACGLRRGGKP
- a CDS encoding glycosyltransferase family 2 protein; amino-acid sequence: MPRETQPETKNAAPLPPPRVSVVIPNWNTRKFLGMCLGSLERQLFRDFSIVLVDSGSEDDSLEYMAENFPDVRVIALGENRGFAAAVNAGIRSGGSELVVLLNNDTEQDPLWLESLVSAADSYPEAGFFATKMLDFSDRRYLDGAGDSIRPDGLPYRLGHGERDRGQFDRRAYAFGACAGAAMYRRAMLGKVGVFDEDFGSYCEDGDLNFRAQLAGYRCLYVPEAVVYHVGGGATGGKRSRTATRLGSRNSLNVLVKNLPLALVPHLLPFFVAGQVVRLATAAATGVLRAHLTGLKEAVRMFPKMKAKRREIQRCRRLSDGEVLRLVRGAALDSTASVARRVRDLLLRRSSR
- a CDS encoding N-acetylmuramoyl-L-alanine amidase, which translates into the protein MEGENMCGGCCGDSSSGMDRREFLKLGSAGVFGAVMLGGTLSGQALAQTGSSLTSEFEAASEKYGVPLELLLAMGYVSTRWVTPPPSTGEYTPGDIHGMGGYGVMALSDAPDKDTLARAADLTNIPEDKLREDWASNILGAAAVLSKLHEASGADREDLDSWYDVASAYGDGSLYADQVFDTLRDGASEEVGGEEVSFEGQEVEEQAPARTTAAAADYSGATFYGAYSENYSQASRPSSNRITKVVIHVMQGSWSSAINWFKDSRAGVSCHYNIRSSDGFIGQSVREKDIAYHAGYWPTNQGSVGIEHEGYVSDPGRWFTDTMYRSSAKLTAYLCKKYGIAISRTNIIGHFEVPGCSGPGGGSACHTDPGSGWNWTKYMDLVRQYAGENTQSGQEEQPAAASGIIVDNTTAGRFGASAAWGVNSWNSQKYGTNYHVARPGNKADPARFKVALPSAGRHAVYLWWPAASGYNPATTIKISTRSGGVTRVMNQRKNGGKWVLIGTFDFAAGDAWRVSVLRKSTKRGYVVADAVRFVKS
- the rfbD gene encoding dTDP-4-dehydrorhamnose reductase; the encoded protein is MKVLITGAGGQVGLELTKLLPERGHETVPLTRADLDISSLEAVEATLEHHRPDLVVNAAAYTDVDGCEEERELSYAVNATGPANLARTTERLGAELLHLGTNYVFDGDADRPYEPFDPPNPGSAYGRGKLAGDELVMRLTNRFFVVRSAGVYGEGHNFVRTMLRVAKDRDTLRVKADEYIAPTYAEDLARGLLDLVESRRYGLYHLTNSGSCSWYEFATAIFSLADIEVEVLPVPASEYPLPAERPKNGLLYDPAAPKLRHWRRALADYLARELPHKPRINTPPPGR
- a CDS encoding NAD-dependent epimerase/dehydratase family protein, which gives rise to MKVLITGATGLLGGAVLSRLLSGDEHEVRVMVRRGSPNAGRVVGLPVEVVGGDAGSAPEVARACREVDVVVHVAGIEYAGAVTAGMKEAGVGRLVAVSSTSAHSRFAGRSGPKLAAERVIKESGAEWSIVRPAMIFGSELDRNIRHLLRFLYRSPVFPVFGDGQNLWQPVYFEDCASGVVEALRRGGTAGKVYDLPGAYPLTYASLVRAAARALGREVRIIRLPLEPVRRGLAFAERLPFSLPFGSEQVIRLQEDKAYPFEAARRDLGYAPRTFEAGLEREVERLEKVGALRG
- a CDS encoding glycosyltransferase family 4 protein, yielding MTVTPLLLSVVFTAMVVSGALVPLLVKFAVGRNLMDRPNTRSSHRVPTPRLGGVAVVAGTWAGFLPLLLAAPEVARETLPLVGAATLVGGVGLADDFINLHFGVKAAAQAVVAAGLLLLYPPPVVSGAAAGLLVIVFGVFWVVALCNAFNFMDGIDGITGGVAVVSALFLASIAGGTAGFLVALAGAMVGFLLWNIGPATIFMGDAGSYFAGFALAVAALYVPVEGGGLFGGIPALLACVLVFTPYLMDTGFTILRRLQSGVGRGVFSAHREHIYQRITPEPPMHRRTSNIYYALSVASGFAALVASGGGLRLVFGVAVAGLVCVVMLYLPRLVRSSGV
- a CDS encoding polysaccharide biosynthesis protein; the protein is MRGFRDRFGSARGAVNRGTGRVQRAFQQSPPTFRRGAAMLVDAAIVVESFAVALLFRFDGDVREPFWETFWPFALASALLFVLLLRSNGVYQSILRYTGIYQGVRIASATSIATGLLFLADFGTGPEGLGLLDFNMAPLSVVLVGGVLAYLQLVAVRLYPRVFYELSLREIGRRKRTAIVGTGEAGVALAGHIWRTAAAETQIVGFVADSDAPDEVIGKNIEGVPVVGSVDDIESIIAENGVDQVIIATPRASREEIDRIWRTCVRAKAEVKVMPDLGEILSQGTIRLREIQIEDLLGREPIDIDLGAISDYINGRSVLVTGAGGSIGRELSRQISRLGPSSLTLFDRDESGLYYLGQDVRREGYENATLLVGDVTASERLSFIFERYRPELVFHAAAYKHVPMMELQATEAITNNVYGTLNVARMAGAYGAKSFINVSTDKAVNPANVMGATKRLAEMISREMADEFPDTTFASVRFGNVLGSRGSVIPTFRQQIEAGGPVTVTHPEMIRYFMTIPEAVSLILQAGALSTQDAKHRYSTYMLEMGRPVRIMELAQNMIEVMGAPDVHIKFTGLRPGEKLSEELYESKSESQHATNHPMVYRLTSEIDAPTGDDLMEFVSRMLSEARQQEPELAVKSLKHAVPTYSEEILSDEARIDRNSG